The Cloacibacterium caeni region GTCATAAATTTTCCCATTAACCCATTCTTTTTTCTGAGCATCATAGCGCAATCCATCTAAAATTTCCATGCCTAGAATTTTTCTATTTCTCAATGCAGGGTTGGGATTATTCGTATCTAAAGATAAATGCATAGGCGTTTTGCTTTCGCTTAAAAGATGATTAAACCAAAGAACTTTGGCTTTAAATTGATTATTGACTTTATATACTTCTACTTTTACACTATTATCTGTGCTCATCCAAGTTCCCAAAAGATCATCAGGATTGGTAGCACTCAAATTTCCGAAAATAAGAAATAAAAAAATAAATAATATTCTGCTCATGACTTTATATTTTTAAGGTGATGGTGTTGTTTTTAATTTTTTGTAAAGATGTAAAAGTCAAGGGTAAAAATATTTACAGAATTTTGAAGAGGATTTTCAAAATTTTTAGACAAAAGAAAAACCTCAATTTCTTGAGGTTTGCATTATATTTAAAATGAAATGAATTTATTCTTTGCTGATAAAGATGCTTTCTAAAACAGAAGTGATGATAGATAAAGCCACACTGAAAATAAGTGCCCACCAAAAACCATCTATCTGAATGCCGTCTGTAAAATGGTCTGCCAAAAGTATTATGATGGCATTAATGACCAAAGCAAATAATCCTAAAGTTAAAAGCGTAATCGGAAAAGAAAATAAATGCAAAATAGGTTTTACAAATAAATTCAAAAGACCTAATACAATAGCAAAAATAATCGCTGCAGAGAAAGTAGTAACGTGTACTCCACTGAGAACATTGGGCAATAAATAAGCCACAACTGCGGTAATGATAAGTTTAATAATAGTGTTCATAATTTGGTATTTATAAAAGTAAATTTAGTTATTTTTTTGAAATTTTACGATTTATTTTTACTTCTTTTATTTCAGAAATGAGCCATTCTTCTAACTGAATAATGAAGTGATTTCTCACCAAAACCATTTTGCAGATATAAATCATCGCTCCAAAAACAAAAGCGAGAATCAATGAGAGCCATCCCAAACTCGTAGAAATGTTCCAGCGCTGTTCATCAGTAAGCACAAGATGTAATTTTTGGGCCACTGTATCTAAAAATATTTTATAATGAAGCATGCTTTCGAGCAAAAGTCCAATGCCCAAGAGTAAAAAGACCAGTGCAAACAGCCAAGATATTCCCCAAACAATGAAGATAAAATAAGTGTTTCCAGAAACAGAAGGTTGCTGGTCTAAAATGCTTTGTAGTTGTTTGATTTTCATATATTTTGAAAATTATCGGTAATTAAATAAGATAGGTGTATTTTTTGGAACGTCAAACTCATAGAGTTCTTGAGTTTTTGCATTGTAAAATAGCCATTGAAATGTTTTCATATTGGTATTTCCCATTGTAAAAAGGCCAATTTGGGTATAAAGTACGCCTTCCCAATCGGTTTCTTCTACAGAATAGCCCAGCTTCGCTTCAGGATTTTTAAGTTGAAATTGTACGCCAGTTTGGTTATTTTTATCCAGATAATATTCAACCAATTTAGCAATTCTTTTTTGGTAAGGATCACTATAAACAGTGCGATCACGCTTCATTTTAAAGAGTTGTTTATCAAAAACGGTATAACTCAAAACCTGACCATTTTTTTGGAGAATAGTATCTGTTTTAATTCGTTCTGATACTTTTTCAGAGGATTTATTTTGGCAAGAAACCAAAAATGAAATGAGTACTACAAAAGATAAAAAAGCTTTCATTTTTTTCTATTAAAGGTAAGGAAAATTTAGATTTATGTTTTTAGTTTTGATTAATTTTATTTCAATTTAGATTTTAGCGCACAATCTTTCTTTGCAAAAGAAAACCCATCTTACAATAACCTTGCAACACAAGTATTCGTAAGAGGGCGATGGAGTTTTTAAAAGTTATTTAAACGAGTAATAAATTAGTAGTATCAAATCTTTTTTATATAAGAAAAATCTAAGATATCTCGGATTTGCAATCTTTGACATTTCATTTTATTAAAACGAAAAAAAGCAAATTTTCAAATCATCACTTCATAACTATATAACCTATTTCATATTTTGCAGATTTGAAAAAACAATATTTGTTTTATTTTCAATGCTATTTACGAGGTTATAAAACTCCATACTTGACCAACGGACACATTAGAGTGATTATCTTTTGCTATAATTTTCCAATAATATTTTGTGTTGGCTACTAATTCTTTAAACTTATAATTAGTTGATGTAAGATTTGATTCTGTTAACCTTAAATTGTTAATATCTGTACCTAAATAGAGATCATAAGTAAGAGGATCATTGTCTAAATCTTCACACTTCCAACTCACAGAATTATCAACTATAGTACTTCCAAGTGTAGGACTTATAAGTTCTGGAGCAAATGGGGTATGATTTGTTATGGCTAAAGATTCTGTTTGAAACTGAAAAGTACTGCTCATCATAGAATTTTGAGGGCCTATAGTTTCCACTTTCCATTTATACAATATTCCTTTTTCAAGATTATTAAATGAATAGTTTGTATTTGACGTAGATTCTGTATAAACAGTAGTTTCTTTACCGTTCTCTACTTTATTTACGGTTAAGTTGTAACTGGTTGCATTTGTTACGCTTTTCCAAGAGAATGTAATAGGCATTTCCATACAGATTTGTTTATCAGATGGTAGCAGTAAAGTGGTAGCTGTTACTAATTTTTTGGGAGTATTTTCTTCTCTATTATCGCTACAAGCTACTAAGAAAAAAAGACAAAAAAATATAATAATTATAGAAGTATTGTTTTTCATTGCTTAATAATTTTTTTAGTCATTTTTCTATTTTCGGATTCCAACACTAGAAGGTATGTCCCTGAAGGTTGTTTTTTGATAGAAATAGTTTTGGAGTGATTTTCTTTGATATCATCTTCCATAATCAGTTGACCATTTTGTGAGTATAGAGCTAGGTGTACCTTTTCATTTAAATGGTTAACAATATTTATCAAATCACTCGTAGGATTTGGAAATATTACGATATCATTTTGGGTAGTAATTAATTCTTTAATAATTTTCCCTTCACATGATTTGGACGATTCTAATACAATATTATCTGCAAAATTATCTAGAATTAAATCATAGCTTCCTTTACTGTAAACCGTAATATTTTTTTTTCCATAAGTAATGGTAAAAGGTGCTGTACCTGACTGTATCTGAACTTTAGCAAGCCTTCCAGATAGTTCAATTTTTCCCTTTAAATTTTCAGGTTTTCCGATATTTACTACATAACAATACTGCGTATCATTTGATAATTTAATGCATAGATTATATGTGCCGCCATTCAGGTTATTGAGCGTGACAGATGAATTAAAAGACACCCAATTACTTCCATTTAATGAATAGCTGTAAGTATAATTTTCTTTAGAAGTAATTAATATTGCTCCATTATTTTTGGTATCACAAGTTTCATCTTGTGCAGTAACAGTAAATAAATTAGGTGCGTAATTATTAAAATTTATTCGCCAAACATCATTATATAAATCACCTCCGAAGAAATATAAGTTTCCTAACTGATCATTCCAAGTTGCAGAATTATACCTATGAGGAGGAAGATTTGTGGGCGAAGAAACATTTATTTGACCATAATTTTTTGGTAATGAAGATTTAGGACCATACATCCAAGTCCAATTATTTGTATTAATATTATATCTCCATAAATCTAGTTTAGAATAGCTGTCCTTTCCTCCCAAAAACCATAAGTCACCATTTTTTCCAGTCCATGTAAATGCATTGGCTCTGTTTCCCGGAAAATTAGTGTCGTTTTCTACTCCAATATTTCCATAATTAAGAGCCGTAAAAGGTATTGAACTCCTTACTTTCGTCCATGTATTATTATTGGTTTGATATTTCCACATAATACCAAAAAAATAATACCAAAAATTTTTATTTTCATCTTGCCATCCTATGCCGCTTTCTTCCTTGGCAATAGGATAATCTTTACTGTTGGTGCTGTTGATTATTTTATCTCCACTTAACCAAACCCATTGATTAAGTGTTATATCATATTTCCATACATCATTTAGATAACCTCTTTGAGAAGACTTCTCATCAAAGCCATAGCCGCCATAGAGATAAAAATTTCCTTCTTGGTCTACCCAACTCTTGCCATCTCTTCTCGCTCCAGGAATATTAGTAATAGAAGAAACGCCTAACGTTCCATAATTAGCAAATGGTTCATCATTTTTTTGTTTGCCCCCTTTCCATACCCAATTATTAGTTTTTCTGTTATACATCCATAAGTCCTGATGCAATTGATTATCAAAGCTGCCATAATTACCGCCAAAAAGCCATAGATTTCCATTTTTATCTATCCATGAAAACGCTTCATTACGAGATCCTGGAGAATTTCTCTTGTCTTCAACATTTAACACCCCATAATCTAAAGAATTATAATTAGAAAAATTGTAGAAAGAAAAATAGTTTCCTTTAATCCATTGCCATTTTTTTTGAGAAATATCAAACTTCCATAAATCATCTGATCGATACACATATAGGGAAAATCCTTTATGGAATGAACCTAGAACCCCATAAAGCCAAAGATTTCCATCTTCATCAGTCCATTTAGCGCCAAAATCTAAGGTTCCGCCTGGTGTATTTTCACTTTCTAATAGTCCTGCAAGCTTTTGATAGGTATTTTTATTAACAGAATTAATGTTACTATCTACACCTTTAATCCAAACCCAATTGTTGGTTTGGATATTGTACTTCCATATAGCATCAATGTTTTTACTACCTTTAAACTGATACAAGTTCCCGTCATTTCCAATCCAACAAGCTGATCCATTAATAGTTCCTGGAAAGTTTTTTGGATCTTCTACATTTATTGTTCCATAAATTGGTTTTTTATCATCATCGGTAATAATTTTTTTTTGTTTCATTACAGCCCATGAATTTGTAGATATTCTGTATCTCCACATGTATTGATTTACAAATATCCAAAAATCACCGCTATTATCTACCCAATGATTAGGTTTTGGATTGTCCAAACTCCAGTCTAATGTATTGGGTAAATTATTTGGATCTTCTACTCCAATGTCACTTACAATACTTTCTTTACTAGTTAGACTACCTTTTAACCAAGTCCATTGTCCAGTATTCATATTAAGCTTCCAAAGATCATTTAATAAATAATATTGAGATTTACCATTAAAAAAACCTCCATAAATATATATGTTACCTTGAGAATCTTTAAATGAACATGAACCATACCTTGCACCTGGTGAGTTTAATGAATGCTCCTGACCTAATGTATTATAATTACCAGTAGCATTAGGTTGATCACTTCCTCCAATCCAACTCCACATCTTCGTAGAAATATTATATTTCCATAATGTATCATATTCTACAGTATTAGATCTATTACTAAGGCCTGTTCTTCCTCCAAAAAGATATAGGTTCCCTTGTTCATCGGTCCAAGTTGTTGTATTAATTAAAGCAGGAGGTATATTTGCAATGTCTTCTACGCCTTTCGTTCCAAAATGCCCAGCTCCATCATTAGTAGGTTCAGATATTTTAATCCAATTATTGGTTGCAATATTAAATTTCCAGAAATCATTGCTCGCTGTTAAAGAGCTAGTAATCCCTCCAAATTTATATAAATTATTATTTGAAGTCCAAAATGAAGATAGTGAAACTCCAGAAGGCATATTGCGATAACTCTCTACGTTGATTCCTTTATCAAAACCGTCAGAATCATTATAAGGTCTGCCTTTTTTAAACGTAAAATTATTGTTTTGCTTATTGTAGCTCCATAATATACTGCTATAGCTACCCTCACTGTATCCGCCAAACATCCAAAATAATCCCTCTTTGTCTACTACATAAGACATATCTCTTTGAATACCTGGCCAGTTTTCATCAGAGTCTAGTCCATATAAACCAATTTCTGCAGTTTGTTCAGTTTGATTTGTACCTTGAATCCAAGTAAAATTTATGTTTTGAGAATAAAGTAATGTACTTAATAAGAGAAAAAATAAACTTTTTTTCATTCAGATAAGGTTATTAGTTAAAGTCATGCTAAAATAAAAAAATAATTTTTATTCTATTGATGATTTTTATTATGCTACTGATGAGTAATTTTATTACTTTCCGATACAGAAACTTTCTCTTTACTGGTTGTGGGTGTTTATGAATTTTTAGTATCCAATTAATAATCTATCTCTAAATTTTCATCGTTATCTATAACCGTTTGAGTAATATATTCAACAAATTTATCCTTTATTTCTTTATTCAAATCACGCATATTTTTGAATTTTGAAACTTCTATTTTACTAACTAAATTATCGTGAGTATCATTTGGAAATTCTAAATTAAATTTCGTTTCAAATTTATTCATTATTTCCCCTAATCTGTATCTAACAAATTTATCCTTATCGTTATTAAATAATAAACTAAAATGTACTTTATAATTAAATCTTGAACGTAATTCTGGAGAAATAACCTTTTTAAAATTCTCTTTAGAGATATTTGAAGTAAAAATAATTGTGTAACCATTCAAATCAATTTCTTCCCCTTGAGAATTTGTCATTTTACCATTCTCAAGAACTTCTAAAAAATAATTGAATACAGCCGTATCTCCTTTTTCAAATTCATCAATTAGAATTAATCCAACATCAGATTCTTTCACTTTCTCAAATAATTCTCCTGTTTCACTTCCTACATATCCTCGAGGACTTCCAATTAAAGAGTTTAAAGCATCTTTACTACTATAATTTCCAAAATTAATCTTAGCAAGTTTGTTTTTACCTTTTAGGCATTTTTGGAGAACTCTTGCTATTTCGGTTTTACCAACTCCAGAATCTCCCAATACAAACAATGATAAAATTTTATGCTCTCCTAAAGCATTGAATATATTAAACACATTAACTAATTTAAAAAAATCATCTTTAAATTTTTGATGTCCGTATAATCTACCATTGAATTCATTCCAAAAATTTTTTAATTCATCCCCTTTTAGATCAATAATTTTTTTCTTTATAAAGGATTTACCAACCCCTATATTTGGTTTATTATCTTTCGGTAACTCAATTTCTAAATCTTCAAATTCATCGAAGCAATATCTTAATTCGTATGTTAAAACCTCTTCATATTTTACATCTGCAATAAATATTGTTTCATCTGAAAAAAATGGTAATAGTTGTTCAAGTTGAAACGAAAGATTATCATTTTTAAAAGCAAATGTTAAGGAAGATAAATCTATAATCTCACTTTGATAATCAAAATTTTCTAATATATCGTTAGAATTCAAATATTTAGTTATACTATTTATAATATAACCTTTATTAGTCATCATACTTTTATAAGTAGAAAATTCTTCTTTATGAAAAAAAATAAGTTTCTTACCCATTATTCACTTCTTGAGGAATATTAACATTTTGAACTATAGCTAACAAATCAATATAATGGTAATCTTTTTCATCATCACTGGAAACAAATGGATAAAGATTCTGATTTACATTTGATTCAGTATATTGACTTTCCTGAATTTCATCATCAGTTGAATTAGTCGTATTCAGATTTTGTAAACTTCCAAGTTCCTGAAAAAATTGGAATGAATTCCTCAAAGTGTTGATTTTGATTTTACCTTTATACAATCCTACTAATGAAACTTTTCCTATAAATAAATCATCTACACTATATGAACTTTCAAATTCACTTTCAAAAGATAACGGTATCTTTACTAAAATCTCCTCAATACTATTTTTAATTTTACCTTTCATTTTATATGCGTAATCCTTAAGCATAGAATTAAATAAATTGTTTATATCAAATCCTTCTGCTCCAGGTATAGCCATACCTTTAAAACCTCCATTAGAAAATAATTTTACCGTTCTCAATTCTGCATCATTTTCCAATGATAAATTAACATCATCTACGATTACCAATTCTCCCTCATCAGTGTTTTCAAAATCAGTTATATTTTTACTCTTTTCTATTATCTCATTTAATATTATTGATTTTGTCGTTTTAATTTCAAATGTTTCTAAAACCTTTTTTGAATCAGAATTATTTGATTTTACACCTCCCTCAATCTCTCCACTAAATAACGTTAGAAATTTAGCTCCTAACTTAGTTTTAAGTTCCTTTTCATTACCCTTTTCAATATGATTTTCAATTTCTCCTCCGATGGAAATAATGTTACTCAACATCATTTTTATTTCATAGACCTTTGCGAAATTGATATAATAAATATTAAAGATTTTATTTAATTGGTTGTTCATTATTATTAATTTTACATTCCTACAAATTTAACTAAAAAAGTCCTCTTTAGTAAAGAAGACTTTTCCACAATCATCATAAAATCAACAGATTTTTTAAATATATTTCTCATTTTTTTATAAATCACAACACTCATAACTATAAGTAATTTTAATTTTATTTTTCATCTTCTCTAATTCTATCAAATAACATAAACTACCATATTCTTCTAAATATGCATAAGATGCATTTTCATTAAATTTAACATCAAATTTATTAAGCTCTTTTTTTATTTCATTTATTTCTTTGTTCGAATAATATGTATAAATTTTAATAGTGTCTCTTAAAGCAATTCTTGGATCTATTATTTCATTTTTATTCTCTTTGGATGTTGTAATTTCATCTCTTGTTTCATCAAAATTATTTGATTTTAAATTTGAAACTTTTTCCCTTTTCTTAAAAGTGCATCCCATAAAACTAATCGTATTATTATCTATAATTGTTAATCCTGTTTCACCGCCCTCTCCACTGTAGTTTTTAAGATAAATAATATTGTTTTCAATGTCATAGTCTAATCTTTGTTCAACTCCCAATACATTGAAATAACATTTTCCATTTTTGAATTCAAATCTACCAATCATTGAACATCCCATCTCTCTACCAATCTGAAAAAAATTTTCTTTGTTCTCTTTATTTGGTTCATATTCGTAAACTCCCTCTAATAAACTTCCCTTTTTACACGAAAATAAAGTTATCAGTACAAAAAATAAAATTATTTTTTTCATAGCTATTAAGTTTTAAATATTATAAAATGTTAATTCCAAAAACACCCATAAAATAAAATATCAACCAACATACAATAGTCATAAGAATATTATTTCTCAAAATCGGTTCATTTTTTCGTTTACCTTCAAAATATAAATTTGCGAAGCCTGGAAGTAATATTAACCTTACTATCATAGATAAACCAATGAAGAAACTAATTCCTTTTATTATCATTAAAATCAAATAAACAATCCACATAATTTTTAAGTTTTCAATATTATTAATTCTTTTTTAACATTTTTTACTGAAAACCGTAAATTAGTAATTTGCAATACAAAAAAACAGGCCTGAGACGTTATCTCTACCTGTCTTTGAGGGAGTCGAAGCCCTTATCCACAAAGTAAAGCAACGCTCAAGCCATAGACTTGAACATTTGCTAAACTTTTTCCTGTGGATATTAAAATTTCGACTTTTCAAAGACAGAAATCAGTTCGCTAATGTTGAATATTTTCTACAATTTTATTTCTATAATTTTATTTCTATAATTTTATTTTTTTTAGTATTGTAAATATATAAATTAGTTCTAATCTTTACAACTATTCTATTTGATAAATAGAATTTAACACTGTCATTATAGACAGAATTACTATATCTTTTTCCCTTTCTGATTTTAGACTACTTATAAAATTAAAATATTTTTCAGGAAAACTTTTACTTAAATCATCATAATATTCTTGGAAAACACTATCCTTGAATGTGATGTCTTTTGATTTAATTTCAGTATTTTTAATTTTATTTTTAGATTTATTTTTTAATTCTAATTTCTTTTTAACTTCTTTATTCAGACGATTTTTCCAGCTTCCAAAGTATTCAGAATTTTTTTCATATGAATTTTCAATTGTAATCATAATCTCATATTCGTCAAAATCGACTTCAACAAATTTATTCAAACAAAATTCTAAAACTTTAGACTTGTTTATCCCATGGTTAGAGCAGTTGTCACTCAATAGTTTAATAAAATTATTTCTGTTTCCAACTTCATATTTTTGTCTTTTCTCCGTAAAATCAATCATTTCTTCCATTTCTAACATGAAAATATTATCATCTTCATCAATGTTGGTCCTCTCATAATTATTTTCAGTTTCAAAAATAAAAATTTCAGATTTTTTGTTATAATAAATGTCTGGATCATCAGAATAAAAACATAAACGTGGAACATCACAAGTTGATTTATCTAATTCTATATTCAGTTCAGATTCAAAATAATTAACTAAATTTTTATAAAATTCAGAATGCTTTTTAAAATCTTTGTTGTTTGTTTTAACAATTATTTTTAATCCATTACCTGTTAATGAACGAAAAACAGAGTAAACAAATTTGTTTTCTTTTGATTTCTTAAAAATAGTCTGAAGTTTTTCTTCGTTTTCAATGTTATCTATATCTAAAATCATTAAAGGATAATATTGTACTAAGTGCTCAATACTTCTGCTAACTCCGAATTTTCCGCTAAATGTTATCGCTGAAATATTTTTTTTATAATTTTTATAAAAATCAGTTTTTCCTTTATAAAAAAATTCATCTCTTACTTTTTCAACCTCTTTTTTGTACTTTCCTGTTCTAATTTGATGTACAAATTCTGGAAATGTGATAGAGTCAATACGTTTTGAAAAACTTTCCCAAATATCAAAAACTAAATCT contains the following coding sequences:
- a CDS encoding BT4734/BF3469 family protein encodes the protein MEDLVFDIWESFSKRIDSITFPEFVHQIRTGKYKKEVEKVRDEFFYKGKTDFYKNYKKNISAITFSGKFGVSRSIEHLVQYYPLMILDIDNIENEEKLQTIFKKSKENKFVYSVFRSLTGNGLKIIVKTNNKDFKKHSEFYKNLVNYFESELNIELDKSTCDVPRLCFYSDDPDIYYNKKSEIFIFETENNYERTNIDEDDNIFMLEMEEMIDFTEKRQKYEVGNRNNFIKLLSDNCSNHGINKSKVLEFCLNKFVEVDFDEYEIMITIENSYEKNSEYFGSWKNRLNKEVKKKLELKNKSKNKIKNTEIKSKDITFKDSVFQEYYDDLSKSFPEKYFNFISSLKSEREKDIVILSIMTVLNSIYQIE
- a CDS encoding DUF2147 domain-containing protein translates to MSRILFIFLFLIFGNLSATNPDDLLGTWMSTDNSVKVEVYKVNNQFKAKVLWFNHLLSESKTPMHLSLDTNNPNPALRNRKILGMEILDGLRYDAQKKEWVNGKIYDASSGRYWSSCAKLLQNGILKVRGFWKVEWIGKSISFKKVA
- a CDS encoding AAA family ATPase is translated as MGKKLIFFHKEEFSTYKSMMTNKGYIINSITKYLNSNDILENFDYQSEIIDLSSLTFAFKNDNLSFQLEQLLPFFSDETIFIADVKYEEVLTYELRYCFDEFEDLEIELPKDNKPNIGVGKSFIKKKIIDLKGDELKNFWNEFNGRLYGHQKFKDDFFKLVNVFNIFNALGEHKILSLFVLGDSGVGKTEIARVLQKCLKGKNKLAKINFGNYSSKDALNSLIGSPRGYVGSETGELFEKVKESDVGLILIDEFEKGDTAVFNYFLEVLENGKMTNSQGEEIDLNGYTIIFTSNISKENFKKVISPELRSRFNYKVHFSLLFNNDKDKFVRYRLGEIMNKFETKFNLEFPNDTHDNLVSKIEVSKFKNMRDLNKEIKDKFVEYITQTVIDNDENLEIDY
- a CDS encoding kelch repeat-containing protein, with the protein product MKKSLFFLLLSTLLYSQNINFTWIQGTNQTEQTAEIGLYGLDSDENWPGIQRDMSYVVDKEGLFWMFGGYSEGSYSSILWSYNKQNNNFTFKKGRPYNDSDGFDKGINVESYRNMPSGVSLSSFWTSNNNLYKFGGITSSLTASNDFWKFNIATNNWIKISEPTNDGAGHFGTKGVEDIANIPPALINTTTWTDEQGNLYLFGGRTGLSNRSNTVEYDTLWKYNISTKMWSWIGGSDQPNATGNYNTLGQEHSLNSPGARYGSCSFKDSQGNIYIYGGFFNGKSQYYLLNDLWKLNMNTGQWTWLKGSLTSKESIVSDIGVEDPNNLPNTLDWSLDNPKPNHWVDNSGDFWIFVNQYMWRYRISTNSWAVMKQKKIITDDDKKPIYGTINVEDPKNFPGTINGSACWIGNDGNLYQFKGSKNIDAIWKYNIQTNNWVWIKGVDSNINSVNKNTYQKLAGLLESENTPGGTLDFGAKWTDEDGNLWLYGVLGSFHKGFSLYVYRSDDLWKFDISQKKWQWIKGNYFSFYNFSNYNSLDYGVLNVEDKRNSPGSRNEAFSWIDKNGNLWLFGGNYGSFDNQLHQDLWMYNRKTNNWVWKGGKQKNDEPFANYGTLGVSSITNIPGARRDGKSWVDQEGNFYLYGGYGFDEKSSQRGYLNDVWKYDITLNQWVWLSGDKIINSTNSKDYPIAKEESGIGWQDENKNFWYYFFGIMWKYQTNNNTWTKVRSSIPFTALNYGNIGVENDTNFPGNRANAFTWTGKNGDLWFLGGKDSYSKLDLWRYNINTNNWTWMYGPKSSLPKNYGQINVSSPTNLPPHRYNSATWNDQLGNLYFFGGDLYNDVWRINFNNYAPNLFTVTAQDETCDTKNNGAILITSKENYTYSYSLNGSNWVSFNSSVTLNNLNGGTYNLCIKLSNDTQYCYVVNIGKPENLKGKIELSGRLAKVQIQSGTAPFTITYGKKNITVYSKGSYDLILDNFADNIVLESSKSCEGKIIKELITTQNDIVIFPNPTSDLINIVNHLNEKVHLALYSQNGQLIMEDDIKENHSKTISIKKQPSGTYLLVLESENRKMTKKIIKQ
- a CDS encoding phage holin family protein gives rise to the protein MNTIIKLIITAVVAYLLPNVLSGVHVTTFSAAIIFAIVLGLLNLFVKPILHLFSFPITLLTLGLFALVINAIIILLADHFTDGIQIDGFWWALIFSVALSIITSVLESIFISKE